The following are encoded in a window of Halorarum salinum genomic DNA:
- a CDS encoding aldehyde dehydrogenase family protein — protein MSRSSDDAYQHYIGGEWVDGEGSDTFASENPATGETLGEFRRGTEADVDAALAEAADAFEEWKDLSHVRRAEYLWEIYHELRERTDELGEIVTKECGKEISEGKADVVEAAHMVEWAAGDARHPKGDVVPSEIPSKDAYMRRKPRGVIGCITPWNFPVAIPFWHMAVSLVEGNTVVWKPAEQTPWCGQIIAEMFEDAGIPDGVFNMVQGFGDAGAAITDDDRVDTVLFTGSAEVGHEIASKVGGKPGKLAACEMGGKNGIVVTEEADLDTAVHSAVMSSFKTTGQRCVSSERLVVHSDVYDEFKERFVEIAEDVAVGDPLEADTFMGPLIEDAHVEKVSKYNRLAKDEGVNVLVDRTELDADEIPEGHEDGHWVGPFVYEADAWEDLRCTHEEVFGPHVALLEYDGDIEEAVEIHNDTEYGLAGAIISEDYRQINYYRDNAEIGLAYGNLPCIGAEVQLPFGGVKKSGNGYPSAREVIEAVTERTAWTLNNSYEIEMAQGLSADIKTREE, from the coding sequence ATGAGCCGAAGCTCCGACGACGCGTACCAGCACTACATCGGCGGCGAGTGGGTCGACGGCGAGGGGAGCGACACGTTCGCGAGCGAGAACCCCGCGACCGGCGAGACGCTCGGCGAGTTCCGGCGAGGGACGGAGGCGGACGTCGACGCCGCGCTCGCGGAGGCGGCGGACGCCTTCGAGGAGTGGAAGGACCTCTCGCACGTTCGCCGCGCGGAGTACCTCTGGGAAATCTACCACGAGCTACGCGAGCGCACCGACGAACTCGGGGAGATCGTCACCAAGGAGTGCGGCAAGGAGATCTCGGAGGGCAAAGCGGACGTGGTGGAGGCCGCCCACATGGTCGAGTGGGCAGCCGGCGACGCCCGCCACCCCAAGGGCGACGTCGTCCCCTCCGAGATCCCCAGCAAGGACGCGTACATGCGGCGGAAGCCGCGGGGCGTGATCGGCTGTATCACGCCGTGGAACTTCCCGGTCGCCATCCCGTTCTGGCACATGGCCGTCTCGCTGGTCGAGGGCAACACGGTCGTGTGGAAGCCCGCCGAACAGACGCCCTGGTGCGGGCAGATCATCGCGGAGATGTTCGAGGACGCGGGCATCCCCGACGGCGTGTTCAACATGGTGCAGGGCTTCGGCGACGCCGGCGCGGCGATCACCGACGACGACCGCGTCGACACCGTACTGTTCACCGGATCGGCCGAGGTCGGTCACGAGATCGCCTCCAAAGTGGGCGGCAAACCCGGCAAACTGGCCGCCTGCGAGATGGGCGGCAAGAACGGCATCGTCGTCACCGAGGAGGCCGACCTCGACACGGCCGTGCACTCGGCGGTCATGTCGAGTTTCAAGACGACCGGCCAGCGCTGCGTGTCGAGCGAGCGGCTCGTCGTCCACTCGGACGTGTACGACGAGTTCAAGGAACGGTTCGTCGAGATCGCCGAGGACGTGGCGGTGGGCGACCCCCTCGAAGCGGACACGTTCATGGGGCCGCTCATCGAGGACGCTCACGTCGAGAAGGTCTCCAAGTACAACCGGCTCGCGAAGGACGAGGGCGTGAACGTCCTGGTCGATCGGACCGAACTCGACGCCGACGAGATCCCCGAGGGCCACGAGGACGGCCACTGGGTCGGCCCGTTCGTCTACGAGGCGGACGCCTGGGAGGACCTGCGGTGCACTCACGAGGAGGTGTTCGGCCCGCACGTCGCGCTGCTCGAGTACGACGGCGACATCGAGGAGGCCGTCGAGATCCACAACGACACCGAGTACGGCCTCGCGGGCGCGATCATCTCGGAGGACTACCGGCAGATCAACTACTACCGGGACAACGCCGAGATCGGCCTCGCGTACGGTAACCTCCCCTGTATCGGAGCGGAGGTCCAGCTACCGTTCGGAGGCGTGAAGAAGTCGGGGAACGGCTACCCGAGCGCGCGGGAGGTCATCGAGGCCGTCACCGAGCGGACGGCCTGGACGCTGAACAACAGCTACGAGATCGAGATGGCCCAGGGGCTCTCGGCGGACATCAAGACCCGCGAGGAGTGA
- the gfo6 gene encoding D-xylose 1-dehydrogenase Gfo6, translating to MFERVFADATARDWDDAPDGTLRMAVVGCGWQARAESLPAIATADYCTPTVVVSGSAEKRAELGGTYRVTAIDYEEYAAGVATEEYDAVYVATPNRLHLPHVETAARYGKAVICEKPLEATVERAERLVAACEEADVPLMTAYRMQTAPLVRRLREFVRDGGIGVPLRAGGDFTFPALDGERGPDQWRLDAELAGGGALFDLGVYPLNTVGFMLDTAPVSVSGETRSAGEAFDEVDEHVDFNVTFEHCVGSFSASFSGYPTTRITVQGSDGRIVVDPAFGAYENRDVTVDTDEGHVRVIGVGADETREEFDYFANAVLTGADIEPDGRDGLADVRAMAGVLESAETGRAVRLDGDRESGGPRRPRDRRT from the coding sequence ATGTTCGAGCGGGTGTTCGCGGACGCGACGGCTCGCGACTGGGACGACGCGCCCGACGGGACGCTCCGGATGGCGGTCGTCGGCTGCGGCTGGCAGGCCCGCGCGGAGTCGCTGCCCGCCATCGCGACGGCGGACTACTGCACGCCGACGGTCGTCGTGAGCGGGAGCGCGGAGAAGCGCGCCGAACTCGGGGGGACCTACCGGGTCACGGCCATCGACTACGAGGAGTACGCCGCGGGCGTGGCGACCGAGGAGTACGACGCCGTCTACGTGGCCACGCCGAACCGCCTCCACCTCCCGCACGTCGAGACCGCCGCCCGGTACGGGAAGGCGGTCATCTGTGAGAAGCCGCTGGAGGCGACCGTCGAGCGGGCCGAACGGCTCGTCGCGGCCTGCGAGGAGGCCGACGTCCCGCTGATGACCGCCTACCGGATGCAGACGGCCCCCCTCGTCCGGCGCCTCCGCGAGTTCGTCCGCGACGGCGGCATCGGCGTCCCCCTGCGGGCTGGCGGCGACTTCACGTTCCCCGCCCTGGACGGCGAGCGCGGCCCCGACCAGTGGCGCCTCGACGCGGAGCTGGCGGGCGGGGGCGCGCTGTTCGACCTCGGGGTGTACCCGCTGAACACGGTCGGCTTCATGCTCGACACCGCCCCCGTGTCGGTCAGCGGCGAGACGCGCTCCGCGGGCGAGGCGTTCGACGAGGTCGACGAGCACGTCGACTTCAACGTCACCTTCGAGCACTGCGTGGGCAGTTTCTCGGCGTCGTTCTCGGGCTACCCGACGACGCGGATCACCGTACAGGGAAGCGACGGCCGGATCGTCGTCGACCCGGCGTTCGGGGCCTACGAGAACCGCGACGTGACCGTCGACACCGACGAGGGCCACGTCCGCGTGATCGGCGTCGGCGCCGACGAGACTCGCGAGGAGTTCGACTACTTCGCGAACGCCGTACTGACCGGCGCCGACATCGAACCCGACGGCCGGGACGGCCTCGCAGACGTGCGCGCGATGGCCGGCGTCCTCGAATCGGCCGAGACGGGGCGGGCCGTGCGACTCGACGGCGACCGTGAGTCCGGAGGGCCCCGGCGCCCGCGCGACCGGCGGACGTGA
- a CDS encoding CoxG family protein → MTVRVRREVVVDAPPETVWAFIADPAKRAGAISVVDEFEVHDDGSATWHVRLPIPMVRSTIAVETEETERDPPRHVKFVGRSAAFRVTGEHRVESTPDGGTRLANEFVVEGKLPGVERFFERNFERELENLESALRAEVTDA, encoded by the coding sequence ATGACAGTCCGCGTGCGCAGGGAGGTGGTCGTGGACGCGCCCCCGGAGACGGTCTGGGCGTTCATCGCCGACCCCGCGAAGCGCGCCGGCGCGATCAGCGTCGTCGACGAGTTCGAGGTCCACGACGACGGGAGCGCGACCTGGCACGTCCGCCTGCCGATCCCGATGGTCCGCTCCACGATCGCCGTCGAGACCGAGGAGACCGAGCGCGACCCGCCCCGACACGTGAAGTTCGTCGGGCGCTCCGCGGCGTTTCGGGTGACCGGCGAACACAGGGTCGAGTCGACCCCCGACGGCGGGACGCGGCTCGCCAACGAGTTCGTCGTCGAGGGGAAGCTCCCCGGGGTCGAACGGTTCTTCGAGCGCAACTTCGAGCGGGAACTCGAGAACCTCGAGTCCGCCCTCCGCGCCGAGGTGACCGACGCGTGA
- a CDS encoding DUF7123 family protein yields the protein MTDYTSEEQRIVAYLRDSVSRGEQYFRAKNIAEAIGLSAKQVGSRLPQLAEKSDEMDIEKWGRARSTTWRVELS from the coding sequence ATGACCGACTACACATCCGAGGAACAGCGCATCGTCGCGTACCTCCGTGACAGCGTCTCCCGGGGCGAGCAGTACTTTCGGGCGAAGAACATCGCTGAGGCGATCGGGCTGTCGGCCAAACAGGTCGGTTCCAGGCTCCCCCAGCTCGCGGAGAAGTCCGACGAGATGGACATCGAGAAGTGGGGGCGCGCCCGCTCTACCACCTGGCGAGTGGAGCTGTCCTGA
- a CDS encoding DUF7525 family protein produces the protein MATESASSDMGTGLALAFAAVAAVGAGFMLVGASQQAMAWGFALAMAAATLSVVAVHVYDA, from the coding sequence ATGGCTACCGAATCCGCCTCCAGTGACATGGGCACCGGACTCGCGCTCGCGTTCGCGGCCGTCGCGGCCGTCGGCGCGGGGTTCATGCTCGTCGGCGCGAGCCAGCAGGCGATGGCGTGGGGGTTCGCGCTCGCGATGGCCGCGGCCACGCTGTCGGTCGTCGCCGTGCACGTGTACGACGCGTAG
- a CDS encoding LEA type 2 family protein has protein sequence MVDTRGAISTVKVVAVAAVVLVGSVGGAVALGVVGAPSVESVENRFGEVTDETTEIRTDMVVNNPNPIGIRLGGTTVSYTVRMNDVRMAEGSKEGVGVETGNSTLEFRTGMNNSKIPAWWVSHVSNDEHTTLRVDADVHSSLLDRTFGAPQVERDVDTSVIEAFRSEEPRPVEVDSAAVTNPVMVLERTEASWGTVDEGTTEVRMTLYLHNPKPYPITLSEVGYDITMNDVAVGDGEAGRTTTIPPGETVPVEATTTIDTQRLDEWWVSHLDRNQVTDLRLDLYLVIDLSEAGAGERRVDLDEFNETVETDVFGTKNRSADGTTGGGDDDDASDGDGTDDGTEAPDGDGTDAPTDGGTATPTPTATPDGGTTTTEDDGGLF, from the coding sequence ATGGTCGATACCAGGGGGGCGATCTCGACCGTGAAGGTCGTCGCCGTCGCGGCGGTCGTGCTCGTCGGCTCCGTCGGCGGCGCGGTCGCGCTCGGCGTCGTCGGCGCGCCGTCGGTCGAGAGCGTGGAGAACCGGTTCGGCGAGGTGACCGATGAGACGACCGAGATCAGGACCGACATGGTCGTGAACAACCCCAACCCGATCGGCATCCGACTCGGCGGCACGACCGTCTCATACACGGTTCGGATGAACGACGTCCGGATGGCCGAGGGGTCGAAGGAGGGCGTGGGGGTCGAGACCGGCAACAGCACCCTCGAGTTCCGGACCGGGATGAACAACTCGAAGATTCCGGCCTGGTGGGTGAGCCACGTCTCGAACGACGAGCACACGACGCTGCGGGTCGACGCGGACGTCCACTCCTCGCTGCTGGACCGGACGTTCGGCGCGCCCCAGGTCGAACGCGACGTGGACACGTCGGTGATCGAGGCGTTCCGCTCGGAGGAACCGCGACCGGTGGAGGTGGACTCGGCGGCGGTGACGAACCCGGTGATGGTCCTCGAACGCACCGAGGCATCCTGGGGGACCGTCGACGAGGGGACGACGGAGGTACGGATGACGCTGTACCTCCACAACCCCAAGCCGTACCCGATCACGCTCTCGGAGGTCGGCTACGACATCACGATGAACGACGTCGCGGTCGGGGACGGCGAGGCCGGCCGGACCACGACCATCCCGCCGGGCGAGACGGTCCCGGTGGAGGCGACGACGACCATCGACACCCAGCGGCTCGACGAGTGGTGGGTCTCACACCTCGACCGCAACCAGGTGACCGACCTCAGGCTCGACCTGTACCTCGTGATCGACCTCTCCGAGGCCGGCGCGGGCGAACGGCGCGTCGACCTCGACGAGTTCAACGAGACGGTCGAGACCGACGTGTTCGGCACCAAGAACAGGAGTGCGGACGGGACGACCGGCGGAGGCGACGATGACGACGCCTCCGACGGCGACGGCACCGACGACGGGACCGAGGCGCCGGACGGCGACGGGACCGACGCCCCCACGGACGGCGGAACCGCGACGCCGACCCCGACCGCGACGCCCGACGGCGGAACGACGACGACCGAGGACGACGGGGGCCTCTTCTGA
- a CDS encoding DUF7528 family protein, with the protein MTVTTDSDSILVDVDGRTCELSRDAAADLQEAIGDALTERREFFRTAGEYRTDGSYVVSRKAADSAGNAKVFDSFEELRRLYDRLPDEFSAEEVGRTGITGSRRHMLIRHLAEHPAFDCSITRRNPLTAEKEG; encoded by the coding sequence GTGACCGTCACCACCGACAGCGATTCGATTCTGGTCGACGTCGACGGCCGAACCTGCGAACTGAGCAGGGACGCCGCCGCCGACCTGCAGGAGGCCATCGGCGACGCGCTCACCGAGCGCCGGGAGTTCTTCCGGACGGCGGGCGAGTACCGCACGGACGGGAGCTACGTCGTCTCGCGGAAGGCCGCGGACTCGGCGGGCAACGCGAAGGTGTTCGACTCCTTCGAGGAACTGCGCCGCCTGTACGACCGGCTCCCCGACGAGTTCTCCGCCGAGGAGGTCGGACGGACCGGCATCACCGGCTCCCGGCGGCACATGCTGATCCGACACCTCGCGGAGCACCCGGCGTTCGACTGCTCCATCACGCGACGGAACCCGCTGACCGCGGAGAAGGAGGGGTAA
- a CDS encoding phosphate uptake regulator PhoU — METRKVQRLGPSTLAMTLPAEWAQEHHVEKGDEVSLRMGGKGTLTVLPESASTEDAEATLHVDNLDAGALERAILAQYVLGRRVINITAKEGALDSDHINAVYKAETQLMGLGVIEETPENIAIRCSVDPEDFALDNLLGRLENTGSTMRGEAVKALAHGNPDLAQRALNRERQANKIFVLLLRLIFTAYQNPNLARAVGLESGFPLIGYRSVAKNLELIADNAEDIAEIVMEADDHTLDVESSTMRQIREMTDQVNDITAMAVESIVQRDYSLTIEVRYLFRELKDRERDILDDLPEMENEQLLRVREVLVSLQETAQYAMRIAEVAANLSLNEENEHVSIE, encoded by the coding sequence ATGGAGACGCGCAAGGTCCAGCGGCTCGGTCCCTCGACGCTGGCGATGACGCTGCCCGCGGAGTGGGCCCAGGAACACCACGTGGAGAAGGGCGACGAGGTGTCGCTGCGCATGGGCGGCAAGGGGACGCTCACGGTGCTCCCGGAGTCGGCGAGCACGGAGGACGCGGAGGCGACGCTGCACGTCGACAACCTCGACGCGGGCGCGTTGGAGCGGGCAATCCTCGCGCAGTACGTGCTCGGCCGGCGGGTCATCAACATCACCGCGAAGGAGGGGGCGCTCGACTCCGACCACATCAACGCCGTCTACAAGGCCGAGACCCAGCTGATGGGGCTGGGCGTCATCGAGGAGACGCCCGAGAACATCGCCATCCGCTGTTCGGTCGACCCGGAGGACTTCGCGCTCGACAACCTGCTCGGGCGGCTGGAGAACACCGGCTCGACGATGCGCGGCGAGGCGGTGAAGGCGCTCGCGCACGGCAACCCCGACCTCGCCCAGCGGGCGCTCAACCGCGAGCGGCAGGCGAACAAGATCTTCGTCCTCCTCCTGCGGCTCATCTTCACCGCCTACCAGAACCCCAACCTCGCGCGCGCCGTCGGCCTCGAGTCGGGGTTCCCGCTCATCGGCTACCGGTCGGTGGCGAAGAACCTCGAACTCATCGCGGACAACGCCGAGGACATCGCCGAGATCGTCATGGAGGCCGACGACCACACGCTCGACGTGGAGTCGTCCACGATGCGGCAGATCCGCGAGATGACCGACCAGGTGAACGACATCACGGCGATGGCAGTCGAGTCCATCGTCCAGCGGGACTACTCGCTCACCATCGAGGTGCGCTACCTGTTCCGCGAACTGAAGGACCGCGAGCGGGACATCCTCGACGACCTCCCCGAGATGGAGAACGAGCAGTTGCTCCGCGTCCGCGAGGTGCTGGTGAGCCTCCAGGAGACCGCCCAGTACGCCATGCGCATCGCGGAGGTCGCCGCGAACCTCTCGCTGAACGAGGAGAACGAGCACGTCAGCATCGAGTGA
- a CDS encoding ATP-NAD kinase family protein, with protein MRIGFLCNPVAGMGGRVGLKGTDGKVAEARARGAEPRSPERARRALDALFEHAPDAEVLAWGDPMGASEVRAAGFDPEVLGGPDGEGTDAADTRAAVEAFLGAGADLVLFVGGDGTAADVAEALEGSRTPMLGVPAGVKVYSSVFAVSPEDAAYVAATFERTERREVMDVDEDDYREGEVNPELRAVAFVPVAERLQSSKQLGGGTVEALAEGVADDVRASPGRTWVLGPGSTVGAVKEELGFEGSPIGVDVYRDGEVLVEDASESEILASLGEDNVVVVTPIGGQGFVFGRGNPQLSPAVIRECDLEIVASRDKLDDLRVLRVDTDDPELDEALRGWVKVRVGKFERRMMKIV; from the coding sequence ATGCGAATCGGGTTCCTGTGTAACCCCGTCGCGGGGATGGGCGGACGCGTGGGCCTGAAGGGGACCGACGGGAAGGTCGCGGAGGCGCGTGCCCGCGGCGCCGAACCGCGCTCGCCCGAGCGGGCGCGGCGCGCCCTGGACGCGCTCTTCGAGCACGCTCCCGACGCCGAGGTGCTCGCGTGGGGCGACCCGATGGGTGCATCGGAGGTCCGCGCCGCCGGGTTCGATCCCGAGGTGCTCGGCGGTCCGGACGGCGAGGGGACCGACGCCGCGGACACCCGGGCGGCCGTCGAGGCGTTCCTGGGCGCGGGCGCGGACCTCGTTCTGTTCGTCGGCGGCGACGGCACGGCCGCGGACGTCGCGGAGGCGCTGGAGGGGAGCCGGACGCCGATGCTCGGCGTGCCCGCGGGCGTGAAGGTGTACTCCTCCGTCTTCGCCGTCTCGCCGGAGGACGCGGCGTACGTCGCCGCCACCTTCGAGCGGACCGAGCGCCGCGAGGTGATGGACGTCGACGAGGACGACTACCGCGAGGGCGAGGTGAATCCGGAGCTCCGCGCGGTCGCGTTCGTCCCCGTGGCGGAACGGCTCCAGTCCTCGAAGCAGCTCGGCGGCGGCACCGTCGAGGCGCTCGCCGAGGGCGTCGCGGACGACGTCCGCGCGAGCCCCGGGCGGACGTGGGTGCTCGGCCCCGGTTCGACGGTCGGCGCCGTGAAGGAGGAACTCGGCTTCGAGGGCTCGCCCATCGGCGTCGACGTGTACCGCGATGGGGAGGTGCTCGTCGAGGACGCGAGCGAGTCGGAGATCCTCGCCTCGCTCGGGGAGGACAACGTCGTCGTCGTCACGCCCATCGGCGGGCAGGGGTTCGTGTTCGGCCGGGGGAACCCGCAGCTCTCGCCGGCCGTGATCCGGGAGTGCGACCTGGAGATCGTCGCCTCCCGCGACAAGCTCGACGACCTCCGCGTCCTCCGGGTCGACACGGACGACCCCGAACTGGACGAGGCGCTCCGGGGCTGGGTGAAGGTCCGCGTCGGGAAGTTCGAGCGGCGGATGATGAAGATCGTCTGA
- a CDS encoding DoxX family protein codes for MDSTVILQGGTNVFGGTGAAEAFLIGRLLFGLVLAFTGLNHFRSVEGMTGYAEAKGLPAPRFGVLFSGGMLVFGGLGVAAGVLPTLAAGAIALFALAAAVVFHDFWAVPEEQKQDELTQFLKNMTILGGALVLLSLSSVPWPYSLGL; via the coding sequence ATGGATTCCACCGTCATCCTGCAGGGAGGAACGAACGTGTTCGGCGGCACGGGTGCCGCCGAAGCGTTCCTGATCGGACGACTGCTGTTCGGCCTCGTGCTCGCGTTCACGGGCCTGAATCACTTCCGGAGCGTCGAGGGCATGACCGGCTACGCCGAGGCGAAGGGGCTGCCGGCGCCGCGCTTCGGCGTGCTGTTCTCGGGCGGGATGCTCGTGTTCGGCGGCCTCGGAGTCGCCGCCGGCGTGCTCCCGACGTTGGCGGCCGGCGCCATCGCGCTGTTCGCGCTCGCGGCCGCGGTCGTGTTCCACGACTTCTGGGCCGTGCCCGAGGAGCAGAAGCAGGACGAGCTAACACAGTTCCTGAAGAACATGACGATCCTCGGCGGCGCGCTCGTCCTCCTCTCGCTCTCGTCGGTTCCGTGGCCGTACAGCCTCGGGCTGTAG
- a CDS encoding COG1361 S-layer family protein: MVRRSLLLCVVVLLVAVPTAVTAVDARFETSVPEPTVEPGSTQELTFELANDAADPDDRAETAHEVEATVRGDDTPMTVRSGPRSLGTMSDGDGRSVTVSVTVPADVPAGTYDLPVTVEYLDAGDDRETETTTVRVRVDERARFVVEDVDADVPVGGSGTVALNVTNAGEANASGAVMAFESGNADVTFAGSATTRRFVGEWAAGETRTVEVDASAADGADPREYAVDATVEYEDADGLARTSAPLSFGLTPLPEATFVFGELESTLRVGGDGTLSGTVENAGDRTVHNAVLLLETDDPNVSPLESELAVGTLDPGESAAFEFDVEVSDSAEAGARQFGLVVEYRDVGGSRITSDETDVLADVAAPRDEFDVAPLDAEFEAGSGGQLRLEVTNNREAPVSDVSAKLFPDAPLSSGDDEAFHPNLDPGETVTLTFDLRVDDAALEKSYPLSVDFRYETADGDTRLSDAYQVPVTVSGGNGGDLPLSVLGGTATLFALLVGGVYYVRR; this comes from the coding sequence ATGGTTCGTCGCTCACTCCTCCTCTGTGTCGTCGTGTTGCTCGTGGCCGTTCCGACGGCGGTCACCGCGGTGGACGCGAGGTTCGAGACGAGCGTCCCCGAACCGACGGTAGAGCCCGGGTCGACCCAGGAGCTCACGTTCGAACTCGCGAACGACGCGGCCGACCCCGACGACCGCGCCGAGACGGCCCACGAGGTGGAAGCCACCGTCCGCGGCGACGATACGCCGATGACGGTCCGATCCGGCCCGCGCTCGCTCGGGACGATGAGCGACGGGGACGGTCGGTCGGTGACCGTCAGCGTCACCGTGCCCGCGGACGTGCCCGCCGGCACGTACGACCTCCCCGTCACCGTCGAGTACCTCGACGCCGGCGACGACCGGGAGACCGAAACGACGACCGTCCGGGTGCGCGTCGACGAGCGCGCCCGCTTCGTCGTCGAGGACGTGGACGCGGACGTCCCCGTCGGCGGGAGCGGCACCGTCGCGCTGAACGTGACGAACGCGGGCGAGGCGAACGCCTCGGGCGCCGTGATGGCGTTCGAGTCGGGCAACGCGGACGTGACGTTCGCCGGGTCGGCGACCACCCGGCGGTTCGTCGGCGAGTGGGCGGCCGGCGAGACGCGAACCGTCGAGGTCGACGCTTCGGCGGCCGACGGCGCCGACCCCCGCGAGTACGCGGTGGACGCGACCGTCGAGTACGAGGACGCGGACGGCCTCGCCCGGACGTCCGCCCCGCTCTCGTTCGGCCTGACCCCGCTCCCCGAGGCGACGTTCGTCTTCGGCGAACTCGAGAGCACGCTCCGGGTCGGCGGCGACGGGACGCTCTCGGGGACGGTCGAGAACGCGGGCGACCGGACCGTCCATAACGCGGTCCTCCTGCTTGAGACCGACGACCCGAACGTCTCCCCGCTGGAGTCGGAGCTCGCGGTCGGGACGCTCGACCCCGGCGAGTCAGCGGCGTTCGAGTTCGACGTGGAGGTGTCCGACTCGGCGGAGGCCGGCGCCCGGCAGTTCGGGCTCGTCGTGGAGTACCGCGACGTCGGGGGAAGCCGGATCACGAGCGACGAGACCGACGTTCTCGCGGACGTCGCGGCGCCGCGCGACGAGTTCGACGTGGCGCCCCTCGACGCGGAGTTCGAGGCCGGTTCCGGCGGACAACTCCGCCTGGAGGTGACGAACAACCGCGAGGCGCCCGTCTCGGACGTCTCCGCGAAGCTGTTCCCGGACGCGCCGCTCTCCTCGGGGGACGACGAGGCGTTCCACCCGAACCTCGACCCCGGCGAGACGGTCACGCTGACGTTCGACCTGCGGGTCGACGACGCCGCGCTCGAGAAGTCGTACCCGCTGAGCGTCGACTTCCGGTACGAGACGGCCGACGGCGACACGCGGCTCTCCGACGCCTACCAGGTCCCCGTGACCGTCTCCGGAGGGAACGGCGGCGACCTCCCGCTGTCGGTTCTCGGCGGGACGGCGACGCTGTTCGCCCTCCTCGTCGGGGGCGTCTACTACGTCAGGCGGTGA